Below is a genomic region from Primulina eburnea isolate SZY01 chromosome 9, ASM2296580v1, whole genome shotgun sequence.
AATGAAGATATAGGTATCGATTTATGCGACCAATAAAAACTTTCTAGATTTATGTAATGAAATTATCAAATGTTGTAAAAAATTTGCAGATATAATTGGTGTTCTGAAGGAAGTTCGGCAACTTAataaatttcacaaaaaaaGATATGAACATCATCGGATATAGAATAGAGATAGTACTTATAAATCTTTCTTCAGTATTTATTCTATCTTTATgtctttataaaaaataaaaagcaaactaatatttttcaaagacttattttagtattaaaatttgcgatatatgattggataaatatatttttaatgattttaacTATTTTTCCCTCTTCTTAAAGGCTAGATACTATAACAATTACTTTATGGGATGATTTTGCTATTAATGAAGGACTATTTTTACAAGAGATAGAGATGGATAAACCGGTTATAGCTTTCTGTAACTTGAAAAGACATATATTTGaaggtaaattttttaaaaattttacaatcaatatttacaaaaattattCATTAGCATTACTCACTACTTCTCCTTATAACTGATAATAAGAAAGTTTCGGTTCaaatcaacaacaacaacaacaatgttCACAAATCCATCTTGCATAGAAAAAGAAACAATAAATATATGGTATTattattttcgattttttttttaacaaaactataatattgatattatttcttTTTACTATTCAAGTTTGTAAATATCTTTATGTTAATCATTCTACTACAGGTTAGGTAACAACTTCAAAGAAAGAAGTCTAGAAGAATTATGGATGACATATCAAATTAAAGATGCTGAAGAAATTACTTTGAGGCAAATTCTCGATCAGATTAATATTCTACCAAAGGTTACGTATCATttattattcaatttatttttattacttcacgattatttttttgaatatttattcaatggaacaaatattttattaatgacatttataaaaaaaaattagataggGAATCATAAATTGATATTTAATTTGATGTTATGTATCTCAGTTATTAACAAATACAGAACAAATTCTATTGCTTCAAGGCATACATATATGAGGTAGAAAATAAGGCGAATCCATGGTACGAAGCATGTAGTaattgctcaaaatcagtcAACGAAACAATGAAAATCCGGAGCTGTAATAATTGCATAGAGTTCAATATCAGTATTGTGTCAAGGTAAAATTACATTTAAACATTATATTTATAAGTTTACCTGAGTTGATAATAATGCCTTACATTAAATTGTTATTGTAGATATAGAATAACGATGAGCGTAAATGATGGCACTGCCACTGCAAGTGTTACATTGTTCGGAAATGTcgcaaatgtttttattggctGCAGCGTTGAAGATTATATCGATTCCATCACAAAGGTATAcaaataatgattttttttccaAAGAATATATGTAATTACCATTTACTaataaaaatattctttttCTATAGGATGACAACACTTCAATATACTACAAGCTTTTAGAGACACCAAATAGAGAagaatatacatttcttctcaaaATGGACAAGTCGGTTGAAATAAAAGACGGAACATTAGCATTTGTAATTGAAGGCATTCAAAATCCAAGCACAaatttcaacaacaaaaatgTTGCAAGCAAAAAGAGATCTGTAGATTTCGAAAAAGAagatattaaaaagaaaagaggATCTCCAACAAATATCATTAATGATATTGGCATACAAATAATAGAAGATCACGACAATACAAATATGGAGATTAAGGATGATGAAATTATAGCTTCTCctaggggtgttcaaacttcggataaaaccgaaaaaaccgaaaatccaaaccgaaaaaaccgaacactaaaccgaaccgaaaaccgaattttataattcggatataaatgttaaaaccgaaattaatttggttcgaccgaaaaaaccgaaatttaattaaattaataatgttatttttattttatattatttattgagatgatattagtaaatgaagaattattttgaataatacttagttgattattgtttatgtaattcatttgtactttatatttaaatattttactaataaatcatttaaaaagataacatattataattataatatatttatattgttaatttaaacaattgtatcaaaaccgaaataaccgaccgaaataaccgaactatttcggtagaaaaccgaaccgaaccgaagaaaaatggtttggacatcggattatatatttgtaaaaccgaaaaccgaaaaaaccgaaataaaaaaccgaaaatcgaaccgaaccgaccgatgaacatcCCTAGCTTCTCCTGCAAGGAAAGATTTTCAGCATAAAAAAATACAGAAAAAAGAGAGATCGTCCAagaaaagaatcattaaagaaTAAAGATATGAAAATGCAAATGATTGATGACGATAAGACCACCAGAATAGTtattgaagatgatgataatatTGCTTCTTTCATGAAGAAGAAAGGGCGAATGAAAAAGGAAAAACTTGTGAAAGATAGAAAATTCCAAAATATAAAAGAAGAAAAGGTTGACACAATTATTTGATTTAAGTTTTAGAATGCATTATCTacgttatatttttatttttcttgaattaaataaataatggtAAAATAATGTGATAAAATAATGTGATCAACACTATagattatattttttctttatctcatatttattttaatacttTTGTTATGACATCAATTCTATGTTATACTTTTTGATTGATTACTAATATATTTTGCAACAATTATAAATTCATTTATGTTTGAAATACATAacatttttttaacaaataagATTTTCACTTTATAATACATGTTgtataaattatattacgtACATTTAATTTTAGTGTTTGACTAAATAAAATAgatgaaaattattaattatttgcaAACTTATAATATCTTCTTAACTCATTTCTTTAACACCATTTATCAATAATAGAAGTGTGTTtccacgtgcaacgcacgtgtcTTTTCCTAGTAATATCAAAAGTGGTGTGtttgttattttaatattttttcgatGTTGTTTTTCCACTATTTAGTGTGTTCTATTTGTTCCTAATTTGCGCCTCTAATAATTTTATGTAATCTATTTGTTGTTATTTAATACCGTGGTGATAgatattgattatgatttatattgatagctttgtaattattttaatcttACATTTTCTCATCATCTAGGCACATTTTGTGAAGTATTATATAAGAAAAACAatacattaaaaaatataacgACTTTGAAAAAGAAATCAATGTGAGttgttatataaataaatatatataaagcgtgcttaaaataatataattttttttttaattttatcatGAAATCAATATTTACAATGCAtagattttttaaaagaaaagatCCAGAACCAGAAGTACAAAGCATTGGAGATCTTAGGGTTGAAGAATTTGATTTCTCACAACTACCGGCGGATCTTGGACTTAGGACTCCAATTTCTGCATATAATGTTAATATTAGGGATCAAGTTCGAAGGCATATTTGCCAAAAGTTCCATGTCAATCTTCAGGCTATGAattccccaaaaaaaaaaaaatttggagtAAGCCAATGTAGCCGGTTCAATCCTACATGGTTTAATAAATTTGGTGATTGGTTAAACAAGCGGAAGTGGAGGCTTTTGTTGGTGAATGATTCACAAATTGGAAGTGTAAATATAAGTTAAATATTCATGTTGGCCAGCATGAAAACGAACATCATAAAGCCCGAATGAATTGTAAAGCTTTGATGAATCAAGATGAGCACATTCAATCACGTTTGCACAAATAGTCAAAGCAAATGGGAATGATTATCGTATCCATCTCAATGCTTCAATTAATTGTATTAGAGTTTTGTTGCGACATGGGGATTAATTTTGAGGTCACAATGAAACCAAAAGTTATCTTAATCCAAGTAATTTTCTTATCCAATTGGAATTTCTAGGTGCTCATAATAAAGAGATTAATGATGTGATATTGAAAAATGCTCCTAAAAATTGCAAGTCAACATCACCTGATATTCAGAAGGTCATAGTGAGTGCTTGTGTCAATGAAACGATTAATGTTATTATCAGGGACGATGGTGATTCATTGTTCTCTATTTTAGTGTATGAATCTCGTGATGTGTCAACAAAGGAGCAAATTTCATTTGttatcactacaacaaaaaagcTAAACGACAACgaattttatccgttgtcgtaggtaaTATAAAACTGTTGTAATTGGTAGTGTTGTCGAAAGTGcgctcaacgacaacggttttaaactgTTGTTGCAGCTGTCATATTGCGACGATTTTcaaaaaatagcgacggtttatgataTATTGTCGctgaaattagcgacggttttttgacTAATTAACGATGGCTTAAGATATACAGTCACTAAACTTAGCGACGGCTTATCTAAAATTAGCGAGGTTTTTGACTAAGCTAGCGACGGTTTTCGACTTAACCGTCGCTAAGAGAAAcatcgtcgctaattagcgacagtttagacATAATCTGCCGCTAATTTTTTCaagtgaaataaaaaaaattacttttagaatttaataaatctatcaaaaaaacttaaaatctgACTAAGCTAATAATATTCATGATCTTATCTAACACTTAGAAATTTACCAAGAATTGAAGCGGAAAAACTTaccctaaatcgaaactaaaatcgtccAAGAGAGAATTTTTTTGTGGACGGTGTGGAAGAAAATGGATCGAAAACGCGagtatttatagacaatttgcgATGGTTTTTGGTAATTAGCGACAGTTGTTTATTAAACCGTCGACGATTaagcaaaaaccgtcgctattagcgacggatttagtTTAAACCATcgctattttaaaaataacaaaaattcgCTAAAATTGTTGTCGTTTCTCCAAAAAACATGTTAATCCACAacgattttctaaaaaaatttccGCTTGTCCAAAAAAACACACTAATAGACAACAGTTTATAAAACTATTGTCTTTGACAGAAAATCGTTGTCTTTTAGCATGTTTTGAGGGTTAAAAACTATTGTCTTTGCTTAAAAAATGGTcaataacaacagttttcattaAAATCGTTGTTAAAAAGTAAAAGACAACGGGTTTTTTGTataaccgttgtcttttaagtgttgtgtattCAGTATTTTCTTGTATTGTATCCGTTATGTGCATATTAATGGACATGTAAATGAACGCTTTATCGAGATTGAACATCTTACCAGTACTACATCACTCTCACTTAAAGCTGCTATTGACAAGATGTTTTCTAGATATAATTTGAGCATGTCTAAGTTGAGAGGACAAGGTTTTGATGGAGCAACTAATATGCAGGGTAAATCTAATGGTTAAAATGCACTCATTTTAAAGGAGAACCCGTGTGCATTTTACATACAATTTTTTACTCATCAGCTTCAACTAGCTCTTATAGTTGTGGCCAAGAAAAATCTTccgatttataatttatttcgtGTTGTTGGTGACATGTTAAATGTTGTTGGAGCATCTTGCAAACATTCTGATCTTCTTCGAGAGAAACATTCAGATTTTATGGTCGAGGCATTGGAGAGGGGTGAGATTTCAAGTGGCTGGGGACATAATCAAGAAACTACCCTTCAACGTCTTGGGGATACACGTTGGGGTCACATTACCATTCTTTGATAAGCTTGATTGCCATGTTTTCTGCTGTCATTGATGTGCTTGAAATAATTTTAGAAGATGATTCCAGTTCTCCAGATCAAAAAACTGAAGCATTTAATTTATTGGAGTCAATACTTTTATTTGACTTTTCATTCAATCTACACTTGGTGAAACATGTCTTAGGAATTTCAAGTGAAAAAATATCAGGATATTGTGAATGCAATGGATTTGGTACAAATATGCAAAAACCAACTCCAAATTAAGAGAGATGATGGTTGGGattcatttttagaaaatgttCTCCGATTTTGTGAGCAACATTACATTGATGTTCTCAAAATGGATGATATGTTCACATGTTAGGCACCACGTGGTCGTCCCCATAGTAATCTACCAGAAGTGACAAATTTGAATACCTATCGTGTGGTCTATGGTTTTAATATTGACGTTCTACTTTTGACCcataagttaatcgtgaatattatgaatgtttttggagacacgtagattttctaataaaatatttatgattcgtggttaattgttgaattaatttttgcgAATTACTCATAAggaataatgatttgaagactgCGATTATCTTTGGAAGTAAGTGAATATATAAATTGAGATTTTAATTTTGACGAAAAGGTAGATTGGTTatgaaaattgatttttgggtgaataagtttaaatttatcgaAATTTATGTTATGGAAAACCCATATAAGGAAATTAAGAATACCAAGAACTTAGGGGTTAATAGtgaaaattttcgaaattaaggaccaattggataattttgaggaaattaagaatttattttccaaTTATTAcggaatttaaaataatcgagAATTGAAGGGTCTAAATGCTAAGAATTTTTTGTTGATTTGGGCTCGAAAGTATATTTagaaccttgggatatcttAGGTTATAACGTTACAAGGGATGCTAATCAAAGGATTAATTataggatgaatcaatattaAGCTTGAGAATCTAAGCGTCAGTAGGTGAGTTTGAGATTTtaatattgaaatttgatatGTTGATGAACATTTTaagtataaaataaagaaaataatatacgatatgtatggtcatccatatttttatattgagaattttaagaaaaattgaaattcgagtTTATAATAGCACATCACTAAGTCATTATGAGTCTTTTTAACTTGCGAATtgcaaataaggatttagaaggaaaatttaattgggatcaaggagacgtaaggacattctagaacttaagtcttatcagagtagcgcagcggaagcgtgaatttttgggatactagaaccgaatctaaactttgggttatcaAAGATAAGCAAATTTCGAGGaggaaattcaatttaaggggggagggGGGAGATTATAacaccccgaaaatttaaaagtcctcaCGAACCACATGCAcccaagttattaaattctcttgtattttaattacttgttttaattgcatacattaattatgttgtgcatatttgcatgttgaaaatatattttcctACATGAttacattaaaatgtatttttaaaggttattcaagttgcgatcaaGAAACGGAGACCGAtctttgaaaaatataaaatgtttttattggttgatgtatttaattatttaacttaagggtgatgctttttcttatttttgaaaatatggggtttttaagtgattttatacgtcgagaTGAAATTTTATctgtgttggtttttcaacaaaaacacGAACTTTTTGGCgacccgactaataaattcacaaactttattaaacaaaataatttctaatattttaattgagcatTAATGGACCTAATTAACTTTCTTAATGGGTCTAAGCTTGATTAGTGTTTAATTCACAAAAAACCTTCCCTAAATCCCATATCATCACACGCCCCCTTCCCCAAACAAATTAACAAGGATTCTTTTCTCCCCAAAACCACCCcacgacacacacacaaaaaatcAAGGGAAAAGCATCAAAGTTCTTCAAGGAAAATCAAGCTAAGGTCGTCATCgtcgttcttcgcaatcgtcaatGTAAAATCGTGCGTTAAATATGCAAAGACACGCCTTAATCTtattttttctcatctatcacaccatattatatgtTTGATGCATGTTTGCATTTTCGTTTTAATGGCTTATTATGCATAAAACTagtgttttcttttttttaaactcTTCATAATGATGCACAAAGGAGCTGCCATGGTAGGGGTACTTGAAGGGATGTTTTTCCACATGTTTAAGGGTCCCTAGGTGTATGTTTAAAGGCTGGAAAATATAGGACACCATTATGGACGAAAATTGTATGTTTTAGAGTCCTAGGGTACGGTTGAAGGGCTAGGGGTGTTTGGGGCTGGTAGGTTTGGTCCATCA
It encodes:
- the LOC140840707 gene encoding uncharacterized protein; translation: MHRFFKRKDPEPEVQSIGDLRVEEFDFSQLPADLGLRTPISAYNVNIRDQVRRHICQKFHVNLQAMNSPKKKKFGVSQCSRFNPTWFNKFGDWLNKRKWRLLLVNDSQIGSVNISAHNKEINDVILKNAPKNCKSTSPDIQKVIVSACVNETINVIIRDDGDSLFSILVYESRDVSTKEQISFLQLALIVVAKKNLPIYNLFRVVGDMLNVVGASCKHSDLLREKHSDFMVEALERGEISSGWGHNQETTLQRLGDTRWGHITIL